From Pseudorca crassidens isolate mPseCra1 chromosome 15, mPseCra1.hap1, whole genome shotgun sequence, one genomic window encodes:
- the CLCN7 gene encoding H(+)/Cl(-) exchange transporter 7 isoform X1 — MANVSKKVSWSGRDVDDDEAAPLLRRAARPGAPAGEATPLLNGAGPAAVRASPHSAFFRIGQMSNVELDDELLDPDMDPLHPFPKEIPHNEKLLSLKYESLDYDNSENQLFLEEERRINHTAFRTVEIKRWVICAMIGILTGLVACFIDIVVEKLAGLKYRVVKDNIDKFTARGGLSFSLLLWASLNVAFVLLGSVIVAFIEPVAAGSGIPQIKCFLNGVKIPHVVRLKTLVIKVSGVILSVVGGLAVGKEGPMIHSGSVIAAGVSQGRSTSLKRDFKIFEYFRRDTEKRDFVSAGAAAGVSAAFGAPVGGVLFSLEEGASFWNQFLTWRIFFASMISTFTLNFVLSIYHGNVWDLSSPGLINFGRFDTETMVYTIHEIPIFIAMGVVGGILGAVFNALNYWLTMFRIRYIHRPCLQVIEAMLVAAVTATVAFVLIYSSRDCQPLQGSSVSYPLQLFCADGEYNSMAAAFFNTPEKSVVSLFHDPPGSYNPMTLGLFTLVYFFLACWTYGLTVSAGVFIPSLLIGAAWGRLFGISLSYLTGAAVWADPGKYALMGAAAQLGGIVRMTLSLTVIMMEATSNVTYGFPIMLVLMTAKIVGDVFIEGLYDMHIQLQSVPFLHWEAPVTSHSLTAREVMSTPVTCLRRREKVGIIVDVLSSTASNHNGFPVVEDADGTQPARLQGLILRSQLIVLLKHKVFIERSYMGLLRRRLRLKDFRDAYPRFPPIQSIHVSQDERECTMDLSEFMNPSPYTVPQEASLPRVFKLFRALGLRHLVVVDNCNQVVGLVTRKDLARYRLGKGGLEELSLAQT, encoded by the exons ATGGCCAACGTCTCCAAAAAGGTGTCGTGGTCCGGACGCGACGTGGACGACGACGAGGCGGCGCCGCTGCTGCGGAGGGCGGCGCGGCCTGGGGCGCCGGCCGGGGAGGCCACGCCGCTGTTGAACGGGGCTGGGCCTGCGGCCGTCCGCGCG tCACCCCATTCAGCATTTTTCCGGATCGGACAGATGAGCAACGTGGAACTGGATGATGAGCTTCTGGACCCT GACATGGACCCCCTTCACCCCTTCCCCAAGGAGATCCCGCACAACGAGAAGCTTCTGTCCCTCAAGTATGAG AGCTTGGACTATGACAACAGCGAGAACCAGCTGTTCCTGGAGGAGGAGCGGCGCATCAATCACACA GCCTTCCGGACCGTGGAGATAAAGCGCTGGGTCATCTGTGCCATGATCGGGATCCTCACGGGCCTCGTGGCCTGCTTCATCGACATCGTGGTGGAGAAGCTGGCCGGCCTAAAGTACCGGGTCGTCAAGGACA ACATTGACAAGTTCACGGCGCGGGGCGGGCTGTCCTTCTCCCTCCTGCTGTGGGCCTCGCTCAATGTGGCCTTTGTGCTCCTGGGCTCTGTGATCGTCGCCTTCATAGAG CCAGTCGCTGCTGGCAGCGGGATCCCCCAGATCAAGTGCTTCCTCAATGGGGTGAAGATCCCCCACGTGGTCCGGCTCAAG ACGCTGGTGATCAAAGTGTCTGGCGTGATCCTGTCCGTGGTTGGGGGACTGGCTGTGGGGAAG GAGGGACCAATGATCCATTCGGGCTCCGTGATTGCTGCTGGGGTCTCCCAGGGGAGGTCCACGTCACTGAAGCGGGATTTCAAG ATCTTTGAGTACTTccgcagagacacagagaaacgGGACTTTGTCTCAGCAGGAGCTGCGGCTGGAGTGTCTGCTGCGTTTGGGGCCCCTGTAG GTGGGGTCCTGTTCAGCTTGGAGGAGGGTGCATCCTTCTGGAATCAGTTCCTGACGTGGAGAATT TTCTTTGCTTCCATGATTTCCACCTTCACCCTGAATTTCGTCTTAAGCATTTACCATGGAAACGTGTGGGATCTGTCCAGCCCCGGTCTCATCAATTTTGGAAGATTTGACACTGAG ACGATGGTGTACACAATCCATGAGATCCCCATCTTCATCGCCATGGGCGTGGTGG GTGGCATTCTCGGAGCTGTGTTCAACGCCTTGAATTACTGGTTGACGATGTTTCGAATCAG GTACATCCACCGGCCCTGCCTTCAGGTGATCGAGGCCATGCTGGTGGCCGCCGTCACGGCCACGGTTGCCTTCGTGCTGATTTATTCGTCCCGGGATTGCCAGCCCCTGCAGGGGAGCTCCGTGTCCTATCCACTCCAG CTGTTCTGTGCCGATGGCGAGTATAATTCGATGGCTGCAGCCTTCTTCAACACCCCAGAGAAGAGCGTGGTCAGCCTTTTCCACGACCCCCCAG GCTCCTACAACCCCATGACGCTCGGCCTCTTCACCCTGGTCTACTTCTTCTTGGCCTGCTGGACCTACGGGCTCACGGTGTCGGCCGGTGTCTTCATCCCATCCCTGCTCATCGGAGCTGCCTGGGGCCGGCTCTTTGGCATCTCCCTGTCCTACCTCACCGGGGCCGCA GTCTGGGCAGACCCTGGCAAGTACGCCCTGATGGGAGCAGCTGCCCAGCTGG GTGGGATTGTGAGGATGACGCTGAGCCTGACAGTCATCATGATGGAGGCCACCAGCAATGTGACCTACGGCTTCCCCATCATGCTGGTGCTGATGACCGCCAAGATTGTCGGGGATGTCTTCATCGAG GGCCTGTACGACATGCACATCCAGCTGCAGAGTGTGCCCTTCCTGCACTGGGAAGCCCCAGTCACCTCACACTCGCTCACCGCCAG GGAGGTGATGAGCACACCAGTCACCTGTCTGCGGAGGAGGGAGAAGGTGGGCATTATTGTGGATGTGCTGAGCAGCACGGCGTCCAATCATAATGGCTTCCCTGTGGTGGAGGATGCCGACGGCACGCAG CCAGCCCGGCTCCAGGGCTTAATCCTGCGCTCCCAGCTCATCGTCCTGCTCAAGCACAAG GTGTTCATAGAACGCTCTTATATGGGCCTGCTACGGCGCCGGCTGCGGCTGAAGGACTTCCGTGATGCCTACCCGCGCTTCCCCCCCATCCAGTCCATCCATGTGTCCCAGGACGAGCGGGAGTGCACCATGGACCTCTCCGAGTTCATGAACCCCTCCCCCTACACGGTGCCCCAG GAGGCATCTCTCCCGCGGGTGTTCAAGCTGTTTCGGGCCCTGGGCCTCAGGCACCTCGTGGTGGTGGACAACTGCAATCAG GTGGTCGGGCTGGTGACCAGGAAGGACCTCGCCAGGTACCGGCTTGGGAAGGGGGGCCTAGAGGAGCTCTCTCTGGCCCAGACGTGA
- the CLCN7 gene encoding H(+)/Cl(-) exchange transporter 7 isoform X2, which produces MANVSKKVSWSGRDVDDDEAAPLLRRAARPGAPAGEATPLLNGAGPAAVRADMDPLHPFPKEIPHNEKLLSLKYESLDYDNSENQLFLEEERRINHTAFRTVEIKRWVICAMIGILTGLVACFIDIVVEKLAGLKYRVVKDNIDKFTARGGLSFSLLLWASLNVAFVLLGSVIVAFIEPVAAGSGIPQIKCFLNGVKIPHVVRLKTLVIKVSGVILSVVGGLAVGKEGPMIHSGSVIAAGVSQGRSTSLKRDFKIFEYFRRDTEKRDFVSAGAAAGVSAAFGAPVGGVLFSLEEGASFWNQFLTWRIFFASMISTFTLNFVLSIYHGNVWDLSSPGLINFGRFDTETMVYTIHEIPIFIAMGVVGGILGAVFNALNYWLTMFRIRYIHRPCLQVIEAMLVAAVTATVAFVLIYSSRDCQPLQGSSVSYPLQLFCADGEYNSMAAAFFNTPEKSVVSLFHDPPGSYNPMTLGLFTLVYFFLACWTYGLTVSAGVFIPSLLIGAAWGRLFGISLSYLTGAAVWADPGKYALMGAAAQLGGIVRMTLSLTVIMMEATSNVTYGFPIMLVLMTAKIVGDVFIEGLYDMHIQLQSVPFLHWEAPVTSHSLTAREVMSTPVTCLRRREKVGIIVDVLSSTASNHNGFPVVEDADGTQPARLQGLILRSQLIVLLKHKVFIERSYMGLLRRRLRLKDFRDAYPRFPPIQSIHVSQDERECTMDLSEFMNPSPYTVPQEASLPRVFKLFRALGLRHLVVVDNCNQVVGLVTRKDLARYRLGKGGLEELSLAQT; this is translated from the exons ATGGCCAACGTCTCCAAAAAGGTGTCGTGGTCCGGACGCGACGTGGACGACGACGAGGCGGCGCCGCTGCTGCGGAGGGCGGCGCGGCCTGGGGCGCCGGCCGGGGAGGCCACGCCGCTGTTGAACGGGGCTGGGCCTGCGGCCGTCCGCGCG GACATGGACCCCCTTCACCCCTTCCCCAAGGAGATCCCGCACAACGAGAAGCTTCTGTCCCTCAAGTATGAG AGCTTGGACTATGACAACAGCGAGAACCAGCTGTTCCTGGAGGAGGAGCGGCGCATCAATCACACA GCCTTCCGGACCGTGGAGATAAAGCGCTGGGTCATCTGTGCCATGATCGGGATCCTCACGGGCCTCGTGGCCTGCTTCATCGACATCGTGGTGGAGAAGCTGGCCGGCCTAAAGTACCGGGTCGTCAAGGACA ACATTGACAAGTTCACGGCGCGGGGCGGGCTGTCCTTCTCCCTCCTGCTGTGGGCCTCGCTCAATGTGGCCTTTGTGCTCCTGGGCTCTGTGATCGTCGCCTTCATAGAG CCAGTCGCTGCTGGCAGCGGGATCCCCCAGATCAAGTGCTTCCTCAATGGGGTGAAGATCCCCCACGTGGTCCGGCTCAAG ACGCTGGTGATCAAAGTGTCTGGCGTGATCCTGTCCGTGGTTGGGGGACTGGCTGTGGGGAAG GAGGGACCAATGATCCATTCGGGCTCCGTGATTGCTGCTGGGGTCTCCCAGGGGAGGTCCACGTCACTGAAGCGGGATTTCAAG ATCTTTGAGTACTTccgcagagacacagagaaacgGGACTTTGTCTCAGCAGGAGCTGCGGCTGGAGTGTCTGCTGCGTTTGGGGCCCCTGTAG GTGGGGTCCTGTTCAGCTTGGAGGAGGGTGCATCCTTCTGGAATCAGTTCCTGACGTGGAGAATT TTCTTTGCTTCCATGATTTCCACCTTCACCCTGAATTTCGTCTTAAGCATTTACCATGGAAACGTGTGGGATCTGTCCAGCCCCGGTCTCATCAATTTTGGAAGATTTGACACTGAG ACGATGGTGTACACAATCCATGAGATCCCCATCTTCATCGCCATGGGCGTGGTGG GTGGCATTCTCGGAGCTGTGTTCAACGCCTTGAATTACTGGTTGACGATGTTTCGAATCAG GTACATCCACCGGCCCTGCCTTCAGGTGATCGAGGCCATGCTGGTGGCCGCCGTCACGGCCACGGTTGCCTTCGTGCTGATTTATTCGTCCCGGGATTGCCAGCCCCTGCAGGGGAGCTCCGTGTCCTATCCACTCCAG CTGTTCTGTGCCGATGGCGAGTATAATTCGATGGCTGCAGCCTTCTTCAACACCCCAGAGAAGAGCGTGGTCAGCCTTTTCCACGACCCCCCAG GCTCCTACAACCCCATGACGCTCGGCCTCTTCACCCTGGTCTACTTCTTCTTGGCCTGCTGGACCTACGGGCTCACGGTGTCGGCCGGTGTCTTCATCCCATCCCTGCTCATCGGAGCTGCCTGGGGCCGGCTCTTTGGCATCTCCCTGTCCTACCTCACCGGGGCCGCA GTCTGGGCAGACCCTGGCAAGTACGCCCTGATGGGAGCAGCTGCCCAGCTGG GTGGGATTGTGAGGATGACGCTGAGCCTGACAGTCATCATGATGGAGGCCACCAGCAATGTGACCTACGGCTTCCCCATCATGCTGGTGCTGATGACCGCCAAGATTGTCGGGGATGTCTTCATCGAG GGCCTGTACGACATGCACATCCAGCTGCAGAGTGTGCCCTTCCTGCACTGGGAAGCCCCAGTCACCTCACACTCGCTCACCGCCAG GGAGGTGATGAGCACACCAGTCACCTGTCTGCGGAGGAGGGAGAAGGTGGGCATTATTGTGGATGTGCTGAGCAGCACGGCGTCCAATCATAATGGCTTCCCTGTGGTGGAGGATGCCGACGGCACGCAG CCAGCCCGGCTCCAGGGCTTAATCCTGCGCTCCCAGCTCATCGTCCTGCTCAAGCACAAG GTGTTCATAGAACGCTCTTATATGGGCCTGCTACGGCGCCGGCTGCGGCTGAAGGACTTCCGTGATGCCTACCCGCGCTTCCCCCCCATCCAGTCCATCCATGTGTCCCAGGACGAGCGGGAGTGCACCATGGACCTCTCCGAGTTCATGAACCCCTCCCCCTACACGGTGCCCCAG GAGGCATCTCTCCCGCGGGTGTTCAAGCTGTTTCGGGCCCTGGGCCTCAGGCACCTCGTGGTGGTGGACAACTGCAATCAG GTGGTCGGGCTGGTGACCAGGAAGGACCTCGCCAGGTACCGGCTTGGGAAGGGGGGCCTAGAGGAGCTCTCTCTGGCCCAGACGTGA